CAGTGGTGTACGTCGTCAACTGATTGCGAGTCGGCCAGACGACCTTGCGGAGCTCCGCGACGATCTGGCGGTAGAAGGTGGCGAGGCGCTTCAGCGGGCCCTTCTTGGCACGCTTGCCGCCCTTGCGGGCCTTCTTCTTGGACTCGGGCGCCTCGGCATCAGGCATGTCGATGGAGCCCACGGCGTCCGTCACTCGTCCTCACCTGATTCCGGGTCGTGGCCGTGCCGCGCCCGGTTGAGCCGCACGGCGGTGCATTGCAGTACGTACATGCGCACACATCCTGGCGAAAGGTGTGTGTAGCAGGGCCGGAGGGACTTGAACCCCCAACCGCTGGTTTTGGAGACCAGTGCTCTACCAATTGAGCTACGACCCTTTGGTTCCCCCAACGTACCGCATCCGCCCGGGTGCTCGGTGTGCACCGGGTGAGTGCGGCCGGTGAAGGCCAACGAGGTGAGAGTGTAC
Above is a genomic segment from Streptomyces sp. R21 containing:
- the secE gene encoding preprotein translocase subunit SecE — encoded protein: MTDAVGSIDMPDAEAPESKKKARKGGKRAKKGPLKRLATFYRQIVAELRKVVWPTRNQLTTYTTVVIVFVIIMIGLVTVIDYGLNHAAKYVFG